From the genome of Nicotiana sylvestris chromosome 1, ASM39365v2, whole genome shotgun sequence:
aatattatatatatatatatttacgtACAAGTTCTTTTTTAAAATCATAGTTGTATTGTCGTTACAGATATACAAAACCAGCCGAGTACAACTAATAAAAAGGAATTATAAAATAGACCTGTCAAAAGAAAAGATTTACAATTTGAAGGCTATCTTACAGAACAATTCGCAGTGATCTCCCGAGTTAATTTCCTTTACCGACCTCTTTGTTACGTATGTAACTTCTCTattaagtaaaataaaataaaatactggAAGTGAAATAGCCAGGTTTAATTATaccaaaatacaaaaaagaagaagaaacataAGAATTATTGAACTACATTCTCAGATATATCCAAAACAATTGGATTACAAAAAGAATCCAAATAATTAGAactatgaaaaaaaaaattagagaaTAAACGGTTAAGAATATGAAAAGAACCAACCCGTGTTATAAAACAACTACCAATAATATATTATATATCAACATAAATTGTACTAATAAATACTAAACAATTATAGGAGAaggataaaagaaagaaacaataatTCAGAGGATCATGTAAAGAATATGCGGAGCAAGAATCACATTTTTGGGACTTGATTAAACAATCAAAAGGACTGGCAAATAGAAACTTTAGTCAGATATATGGAAGATcacaaataaaataataaacaaaaacgAAAAAAATACATTTTAACGGATATCAAATTACCCTCTCATCCTCATGGTCAAATTACCCTTTTATAGTCTATAGTAAAGCAAGCTTATTATGTTATAACTCAAATGCACTCTTTCACTCACACGTGTAGCTCATTCATGCATGTGAAGAAGCTACTTACTCTAACAAATCCTTTACTCATAAAATGTGCAAGTAAGAATTTGAATAACGATACAATGAAGTGAATAATTACCAATATAATCTAATACAAAGTGATTTATCAAGCTTCTAAATTATCGGTTGAAAAGCACCTGTAAAGAGCTGAAAAAGGAGGGGGCAAGATTGGTCCCGGAGACTGGCAGATGCATGCGTTGGCTGTTGAAGAAGCCCACAATATTCTTATAGCCttaattttatgattttcatTGCATAGGTTGATCACTGAATTAATGATAGACTTACGGGCTTTCTAAAcggaaaagagaaagaagagtaATGGAAGAAGGTGTAATTAACAAGTAATTTTTGGATACTTTAACATAgcacataaatagaaaaatatcaaaaatttgaGAATAAAAATAAATGTGATTCTTGGCTAAAAACATCACTTTTTCGGTTGAAAACTTAACACTAAGTgtccaagtcttggaaatcacaagaaaacacacacacacatatatgttGTAGTAGGTTAGCATTGTATACATATTCGAGTTCTCCAAAATACCCTTATTATATGCCACCACTTTTTCATTAATAATGGGGATAATTTTGACATTTCACAAAAGAGGCCCCCAATCCAGCAATCTCTCGTCCTCTTCGTCAAGCTCCAAACTTGCCGTTTCAATTACCTCTTCTTCTTCAATCTCTTTATCTTTGTTCTGACAGATCCTATAATTTATTAATGTTTGGCCTTTTCCATTGAAATCAAGGTCAGATAAGAAGTGTTGGGcgagagaaaattgaaaaaatcatGAAAAAGATGAAATccaattgaaaaagaaaatgaaaagagaacACAAAGGTGCGTGCAATTGAGAAATTGAGAAAACACACCCAACTCTATCTTTTCTGGGACATGTCCTCGCTCTGTCGGTTAAGTCGATTTCTCTAAAGGAGTCATTGTTTCAATGCCCAATTATTAATTTGTATCAATGCTGAATGTCCTATTAGATTAATAGAATGAGAGCATATTATAAGGACAAATTGTTCTTCTGAAATGTAGTGGAAATTACATCAAAGAATTGGGTGTGTTGAACGTGAATTGCAAGAAGAAAATGAGATATTTTGGTGAAAGACAAAAATGTCCATACATTTAATGTGATGGCATGAAATAATAAGGATAATTTGAAGAACTCAAATATGTATACAATGCTAACCTAGGTCAGCAAAACCCTATATATTGTTTGCTCGATACTTTTGGAAACCTGAAAGTAGCATCTGAAAGTTTATGTAGCGTCCGATTAtgctctagtcacaacacaaaacGATAGTCCCATCAGGTTGAAATAAAAGTAGTTTTATGATTTTAACATCTTATATAAAAGTATTTGACAGATATATGAGAATCATTCCGTCTTAAATATATAAAACAATAATATGGATTATTGAAGTTCTTATCTAGAGATGAAATGATAGAAAgatgtcatgacccggatttcccaccctcgggagtcgtgatggcgtctactaatgtgagctaggcaagccaattattgaaccatctaccttttaccaattttattctctttaacaattacgaagaaataacatttaaacgacggaatataacataagcggaagaaaacaataagccatctgaacatgaatatctgttacaactgtttgagcctcaattacccagaactggtgtcacagtttcacaaacggtctaagaattctaaaaataaaggtctgaaagaattaaatacaacactgtctctgaaaatacatgtaagaaacaggaaagtagatagaaggagacgtcaaGGCCTACGAACGTCTGCACGgttacctcgggtcgcctgatgaacaagattcagcaatctcactgcggtccgaagtcagcaacactggggtctgcacaaaagagtgcagagtgttgTATCAGCATatccgaccccatgtgttggtaagtacccagcctaacctcggcgaaatagtgacgaggctaggaccagactatcaaataaacctgtgcagttatataatatacaacggaaagtaaaACAAGAATAAGCAAGTAAAAATGGGAGAgagaaacatgttgcgggggtaTACCAGTATTAACAGTAAATCCAGAGTAACAATCTAAGGGCAGCTTAGAATTCACAGCAAGCAAAAGGAACTAATATCTAAAATAAACACACTTGTAtcataattgttgcggcgtgcaacccgatctatatcaTTTaccattgttgcgacgtgcaacccgatctatatcatttatcattgttgcggcgtgcaacccgatccacatatatcattattgcggcgtgcaacccgatccacatatatcattgttgcgacgtgcaacccgatccacatataatattgttgcggcgtgcaacccgatccacatataatattgttgcggcgtgcaacccgatccacatataatattattgcagcgtggaacccgatccatatataatattaacAACAATCATtacaagagtcccgacaagggatcaatatggtctacactatcccggcaagggattcgacagcaTAAGTAATCACGTCCCGGCTAGGGAgaaaacagctataaccaaatttgtTACAACATCCAACTACCTCAGTTATAACTCGTTACAACCTCTAACTACCTCATCTATAACCAAatttgttacaacacctaactacctcagctataatcaAACTTGTTCCGACACCTAACTATCTCAGCTATAACCATAATCCCTACCCAatacaaagaatcatcaacctaagcatccgtaatatcaattaagaacacaatgaaagggaaccacaactcaacaatagcccggcaaggggcaacataatgatctcttctctttctcacttttacttcacaattcacttcacaactcgagccaatgctctagggtttcaattatcacttatactttcacaattcgttatacaactggagacaacgctcttcaatgttcataagtcacaattctttccacaactttacacaacaaataaaaATTTTCactaaggcatgaataatacaacgaaatcatgaaaatcacaatataagactcctggttatgcttgacaccaacgtatagatactcgtcaccatgcctatacgtcgtactcaacaagaaacaaatagcaaataggacaaaactcttaatctctcaagctaaggttagaccaaacacttacctcgaacatccacggccaactcaagcctccaacaccgcttttccttttgaatttggctccaaatcaattgtatctagacataatcgacttcataacatcaataaatgctaaacaatccaattccaatgcttaattatagctttctaatcattcttcccaaaacccaatcactcattcacccacgagcccgaatatataattagttccaaaatttgaccccaaaacgaggtctaaatcacagatatataaaaagccctaactctacccaaatttctaattttctacccttaatcacatgatttaagcctagaaatctaatgggtgttaatggaaattgaagaaaatgagtctaagattacatacctatgaattggtggtgaaatcccctttcaaaaatcgcctaatttggagttgaaaagaagaagttatgaaattttggctaaatttctgttttaaaatcactggacaggcctttatcgcgttcgcgatgaagccAGCTTAagtggccttcacgttcgcgttcCCAGGTTCGCGTTCGCGGGGCTTTGGCTCTCaagcctacgcgttcgcgggccagtggctgcgttcgcgatgcacaacaTGGTGAACCCCTCCCCAGGCCTTTAACCTTACGCGTTCATGAGTGCATggatgcgttcgcgaagggtattccCCCCTCAACCTCATGTTCGCATCTCaagcttcgtgttcgcgaagaagaaatctgacacctgggagatttgccttacgcgttcgcgagagggaccATGCGAACGCGAAAagtaaaatccctgggcactgaacagcaaaaacctgcaactttttgagttccaaaaaccttccgaaatacatctgaaacacacccgagcccttggggctcaaaaccaaacatacgtactaactcaataacatcatacgaacttttccgtgcgatcaaatcgccaaaataacatcaataacaacaaattaaacctcaaaatcaatgaaatatttcaaaacttcttaaagcatcaaactttgcatttacggtacgaatcacatcaaacggattctgtttcttaccaaatttcacagaattatcttaaatcacatataagacctgtaccgggcgccggaaccaagaTATGggtccgataccaacatgttctaatcaaaattcatttcaaattcttttaaacaatttcagaaaataattttctttaaaaaatcatttctcgggcttggggcctcggaattcgattccgagcatacgcccaagtcccatattttcctacggaccctccgggaccgttaaatcacgggtccgtttacccaaaacgttgaccgaagtcaaattaatttattttatagtcaaaatttatcattttcatagattttcacatttaggctttccggctacgtgcctggactgcgcacgcaaatcgaagtgatgctaaaagaggtttttaaggcatcGAAACgtagaattttattttaaaacaagtaaagggTCATCACAAAAAAAGAGCGAGAATACAGATTTTCTCAGGTAATCCCACGTGCTCATGATTCATCTAGATAATTGATTTTGAATTCTTCACATTTGACGAATCGTCTTAAATTACCAAGATTATGACAGTCGAAACTAAAGGGCTAAGTGCCAAGTAATACTTTGTGACCATGTTTTTAAAGTAATTGCTCCTCTGCAAAACAAACATAGAATTGTAACTTgataaattattaaatatatttGTGTGGAGTAACAAATAACAATTGGAAAATCCATTAACAGCCTAAATGTATAAGTACATCTAAAATTTACAGGTCCTTTAGAAAAAGACGTGATTATAACATAAAGGTCATGGTGAGGTTGGAGTTATTACAAGATTCTACATCAATGATAGGCCCACTGTTGACAAGTACTTTACTAAATTCACTTGATACAAGAAACAGAAAGGATGTAGAGGGAGGCTGAGAAACAatagttttttttcttctttacatAAAAGGGTGATTTATTTCACACTATGGGTCTGAGTTGATTCTAAAACTGCTAAACTTTAAGAACTTTGTAATTTTcgactatttttctaaataagGGACCTAAAAAGTACTATCTATGTCCCAATTTATATGGCGGTATCCGATATGACACGCGTTTAAGGAAAAAATGGAAGAATTTGGTGTGGGCTCATAACCTATAAAAAGGTATTGGGTTGGGTTCATCTCTTATGGACTAAAAGCCAATACAAGCTCGATGCATTGCACGTAGCAATAGGAACATGAATCGGAAGTTTACAATTTACATAACTACAACTTTATAGATAGTATATTTCATCATTTGCAACTAGCTATTGATTTACATATTATACAACATCATTATctttattttatataattaatatatatatttaaattaaaagaaTTTCTCTCTACGGACATTATTCAACCTATACTAAATGAAGATTCCAAAATTGTAGCAAAATTGTATAGAATTCTTAACATTCCCTAAATTTAAGCTTAAGCAAGTTGACTACAATTCAAATACAATCAAATTTTCCTAAAATATCTCTACATCCCTAAAATTAAGCCTAACCAAATCTACCCCAATTCAAATGCAGCCATTCAAAAATAGAAAGAGATGTACTATATAATATAGGAGTCAAAtattaggggtgttcatggttcggtttggatcggttttccctaaaaagaaaccaaaccaagtaaagtcagtttttcaaatattagaaccaaaccaaaccaattaagtcggttttttcttgattcggtttatgtcggtttttcgattttttcggttatttatcgggtttttcttaaatataagacatacactatcaaacacatatttcggcgaccacattttcaacgtaacaatatcaaatcaattgccctttgagaaatctattatttaccaagatatattgatgataattgaatcaaatagtaatgaataatttaaggactcaattaaaaatatattatttttaacataaaatagattcttacacttaacaaaagaaaactatcaatcaaactagaatgtaaaggaaTAGACCTAtattaaaagtgcaaacgattaacatttactataaattttttgaaactttgtataaaagtatacatatatataggtgtaataataaatttaaaatagctactcctatatttggtttggttctgtttttttttttattattaaaaccaaaatcaaacaaaatttgatcgatttttaaatttcaaaaccaaaactaaaccaaaccaaaaagtatcgatttttttggtcggtttggtttggttgggttttcggatttttatgaacacccctatcAAATATAATAAAAGTATGAAATCTGTTATAGCATATTTATCTTATactattatattatatttgtataatctatacaatatactatataaTGTATATATGAAATCTCTTATAGTATATTCATTGTATATTTATATGAGTATTTAAATGcatatttattatattattcgAGGTGTATTTATTTCTTGTATAGATTAATTTAATGTATAGAAGAAACACAGTATATtctatacaatatatatatatatatgtgtgtgtgtgtgtgtgtgtattataCTATATCCACCGTATActaaatatataataattaatataCCATTGATTGCTAATATAATATATGGGTATTGATTTTGAGTATACTAACATattatatttattaaaaatataCGTAACATAGTTCTTTACAATGctatataaaatataatattagaAAATTAATGGTCCAAACGGATTAGATGAGAGAGAACTGTGAGATTATTTTGAATTTAAGGGATTATGTGTTAGTTGGCATCCCTATTTTCAAGTTCCATAGTGAGATATTTCAGGCATATTAAAAGTTGTATCTAATttaattaaaaagttaaaaagttGTACTAAATTGTATATAAAGTAACTTTTTAAAAGTGGTTGTATTTCTTATAAATATCTGTTTCTATTGTTGTATTCCAGGTAAATTTCTCAACATGAATCCCAACTAGCAACTACTAATCACTAAACAAAATCCACAAAAAGGAGAGAAAATGAATACATTAAAAATAAACCACACAACAATCTTCGTGCCAACATTGGCCAACAGAAACAAAGTACAATCAAACAACAATGGCTCAAACAAGAAAAGCCAAGCCATTGATGACCACTTgatacatgaaatgaaaaacaataACAATAGACTGAGAAAAATACAAAGCTAAACCAAGTGTCTCACATTCCTTAGATTCAACTCCACCATTGATGCACAGCAACCCCTTCATCTATCAACTTCCCATACAATGTCAAACATTGCCAATAAGCCTTCCTCTGGCTTCCATTTTCCTCTTcataatcatcatcatcatcatcttccaaTTGGTTTCTGCAGTGCAAGAACAACTCATCCACCAAACATATTGTCTTCTTCTTTATCATTTCCTCCACCACTTCTGCTTCTGCTTTCATCACAACATAGTCCTCTTCCTTCACATTTTTGCTTAACCATTCTGCTGCCCCAAGTAAGGGCACCCCGTTCCCCCATTCCTCTGAATCTTGGATTTCAACATCCAAGTTGTAAACCTCAAAATCTTGATTCTTTGCAGGGTAGTTCCTCTGAAACCATTCTGCTACTCCATTTTTCTCATCAGAAATGAAAACTCTTCGCGGGTAATTCTCAAGCGAATCCCCTAACAACTCAGGAAGAAACTTCATCTTCCTTGAAATTGATTTCACAAGTGCCTTTCTTGGTGGCTCAAACAACACATCCTCTAATCCTTTCAATGCAACTTTCTTATCCTCAGGTGTGCTTCCACAAAGAATATTCTTTTTTCGCGAATTCAGCTCATCGTTTACTGTCCCAATTTTCCTCAGACCAATCATAGTTTTGTCGAATCGTCGTATGTACACAATTCTATAGTTAGCTAGAGCTTTGAGCTCAGCTAAAGGATCATTGCTCAATTGAGTTACCACAATGCCACCAATCTTGAGCACACGATCAATGAACTTACTGTTCCATTTAGTCCAAGCAATTGCAAAATCAAACGTCTCATTTGGAATTGAATTTTTGTTATCCATATCTGAATCATTCACCAAATCAACCACATTGTCATTCAACAACTCCAAATCTTCCGCCAAATGATCATTATTCTCAGAGCTCA
Proteins encoded in this window:
- the LOC104242165 gene encoding uncharacterized protein; this translates as MDLGRGYCPKKGKVKGNQFPGVKIGLNQDALLIIKLPDSRALRIMSRSLFLAVVLLTLPSIGSILRGSVDVIDVNSDDVRDFNMLHNLFRDLGDEGLVKKGQKGLILSSENNDHLAEDLELLNDNVVDLVNDSDMDNKNSIPNETFDFAIAWTKWNSKFIDRVLKIGGIVVTQLSNDPLAELKALANYRIVYIRRFDKTMIGLRKIGTVNDELNSRKKNILCGSTPEDKKVALKGLEDVLFEPPRKALVKSISRKMKFLPELLGDSLENYPRRVFISDEKNGVAEWFQRNYPAKNQDFEVYNLDVEIQDSEEWGNGVPLLGAAEWLSKNVKEEDYVVMKAEAEVVEEMIKKKTICLVDELFLHCRNQLEDDDDDDYEEENGSQRKAYWQCLTLYGKLIDEGVAVHQWWS